The Halomonas sp. 7T genome contains a region encoding:
- a CDS encoding transporter substrate-binding domain-containing protein, whose product MKKLLTVSVLGLAIAAASSAQARDYDNVRIGVDVPYEPMEYRTADGELTGFDIDLGNALCEQMGVTCEWIEQEWDGIIPGLMSRNYDAIMSSMTINDERRQQVLFSNPYITMPSAWFAPSSLDINEANQETLAGKTIGVQRGTLQDNFVTDNFSSVASISRYSTADDMVLDMEAQRLDIVFLDFPIGQSTLLESEEAEYVVVGERISEPKEYFGDGFGIAFRQRDEALAEKFNEALAELKEDGTYDEIFARYFGEE is encoded by the coding sequence ATGAAAAAACTCTTAACTGTTTCGGTGCTTGGCTTAGCGATTGCGGCGGCCTCCTCTGCCCAAGCGCGCGACTACGACAACGTGCGTATTGGCGTTGACGTACCTTACGAGCCGATGGAGTATCGCACCGCTGATGGTGAGTTGACCGGCTTTGATATCGATTTAGGGAATGCCCTGTGCGAACAAATGGGGGTTACCTGTGAGTGGATTGAGCAGGAGTGGGATGGCATTATTCCTGGCCTGATGTCGCGTAACTACGACGCCATCATGTCCTCAATGACCATCAACGACGAGCGTCGCCAGCAGGTGCTGTTCTCCAACCCCTACATCACCATGCCTTCAGCCTGGTTTGCACCGAGCAGCCTGGACATCAATGAAGCGAATCAAGAGACGCTCGCCGGCAAAACAATTGGCGTTCAGCGTGGTACACTTCAAGACAACTTCGTGACCGACAACTTCTCAAGCGTTGCTAGCATTAGCCGCTACTCCACTGCCGATGACATGGTGCTGGATATGGAAGCCCAGCGTCTGGATATCGTGTTCCTCGACTTCCCGATCGGCCAGTCCACGCTGCTAGAGAGCGAAGAAGCCGAGTACGTTGTCGTCGGTGAGCGCATCAGCGAGCCAAAAGAGTACTTCGGCGACGGCTTTGGCATCGCCTTCCGTCAGCGTGATGAAGCACTGGCTGAGAAATTCAATGAAGCCCTTGCTGAGCTTAAAGAAGACGGCACTTACGATGAAATCTTCGCCCGTTACTTCGGCGAAGAGTAA
- a CDS encoding transporter substrate-binding domain-containing protein: protein MRYATLPLAAILAVGFSTAVVPSHAEARDYDDIRLGVDIPYEPFMYREADGTLTGFEIELGNAVCAYLEANCTWVEQDWDGIIPGLLARNYDAIMSSMAITDERAQRVLFSDAYYTTPSAWITTQERDIDIEDRDSLEGLTVGVQRATLQDNYVTELYGDVLEIRRYTGVDDVVTDLMAGRLDLTFMDYPIAEAAIEIDTPESDFQRISGFIKQPEHIFGKGVGVAFRPRDEALAERFNEALSALKEDGTYDEIMNRYFNYDVRL, encoded by the coding sequence ATGCGTTATGCAACGCTACCCCTTGCCGCTATTTTAGCGGTTGGTTTTTCGACGGCTGTTGTTCCCTCTCATGCCGAAGCCAGGGACTACGATGACATTCGCCTTGGCGTTGATATCCCCTACGAACCCTTTATGTACCGTGAAGCAGACGGCACCCTCACCGGTTTTGAAATTGAGCTGGGCAACGCGGTTTGTGCGTATCTAGAAGCCAACTGCACTTGGGTCGAGCAGGACTGGGACGGTATTATTCCCGGCCTTCTCGCTCGTAACTACGACGCCATCATGTCCTCTATGGCCATTACCGATGAACGTGCACAGCGTGTGCTGTTTTCAGACGCCTACTACACAACGCCCAGCGCCTGGATCACCACGCAAGAGCGAGATATCGACATTGAAGACCGCGACAGCCTCGAAGGGCTCACCGTGGGTGTTCAGCGGGCAACACTGCAAGATAACTACGTCACTGAGCTCTACGGCGACGTACTAGAAATCCGTCGTTATACCGGCGTCGATGATGTCGTGACCGACCTCATGGCCGGACGATTAGACCTCACCTTTATGGATTACCCAATCGCGGAAGCTGCGATTGAAATTGATACGCCTGAGAGTGATTTCCAGCGTATTAGCGGCTTTATCAAACAGCCTGAGCATATCTTCGGCAAAGGGGTTGGAGTAGCATTTCGCCCACGTGACGAAGCCTTGGCAGAGCGTTTCAACGAAGCACTGAGCGCACTCAAGGAAGACGGCACTTATGATGAAATTATGAACCGCTACTTTAACTACGATGTGCGGTTATAA
- a CDS encoding ABC transporter permease: MLDISAWFNDLLAGNLIFTPTTLGYYWEGLVTTTQLVFLSLVAGLVLAIPLAIMRSSKRKWISLPVYLYTYVFRGTPLLIQLYIIYYGVVFIDGIQETFLWPVLREAFYPALIAFTLNTAAYTTEIFRGAIKATAQGEIEAARAYGMSQSLMMRRIIMPSAFRRALPAYGNEVIFMLHASAIASVVTLMDLTGAARFVYARFYAPFEAFLFVAAIYLCLTFAILYFFRFLEKKLLAHLRPQTN, from the coding sequence ATGCTAGATATTTCTGCGTGGTTCAACGACCTGCTCGCTGGCAATCTGATTTTCACGCCCACCACGTTGGGCTACTACTGGGAGGGGCTGGTCACTACGACGCAGCTTGTCTTCTTATCGCTGGTGGCGGGATTGGTGCTCGCGATACCGCTAGCCATCATGCGCAGTTCCAAGCGCAAATGGATCAGCCTGCCGGTTTATCTCTATACCTATGTGTTTCGCGGAACGCCGCTACTTATTCAGCTCTATATCATTTACTACGGCGTTGTCTTTATTGACGGCATTCAAGAAACATTTTTGTGGCCTGTCCTCCGCGAAGCGTTCTATCCGGCGCTCATCGCCTTTACGCTGAACACCGCCGCCTACACCACCGAGATTTTCCGTGGGGCGATTAAAGCCACCGCGCAAGGTGAAATCGAGGCAGCACGGGCCTACGGCATGTCGCAAAGCCTGATGATGCGGCGCATTATTATGCCTAGCGCGTTTCGACGGGCGCTACCCGCCTACGGCAACGAGGTGATCTTTATGCTCCACGCCAGCGCTATTGCCAGCGTTGTCACGCTGATGGATCTCACCGGTGCCGCACGCTTCGTCTACGCACGCTTTTATGCTCCCTTCGAGGCCTTTTTGTTCGTGGCCGCTATCTATCTCTGCCTCACCTTTGCAATTTTGTATTTTTTCCGCTTCCTGGAGAAAAAGCTGCTGGCTCACTTAAGGCCCCAAACGAATTGA
- a CDS encoding ABC transporter permease has product MLDLQGYGPRLIEGAGVTIQLAVLSLILAIVLGLFTATAKMSRNWLLRRTATVYTTVIRGVPDLVLMMLLFFGGQIGVNAISDVLYYNYDIDIYINFNAFAAGVITIGFIFGAYMGETFRGAFMAVDNGQIEAGKAYGMSNALVFRRIRFPQMMRHALPGLSNNWMVLLKTTALVSVIGLTDMVRVAAEASRATHEPFAFLLPVAAVYLLIASVSEWIFVRLQKRYDIGFGGQ; this is encoded by the coding sequence ATGCTTGATTTGCAAGGTTACGGCCCCCGCCTGATCGAAGGGGCGGGCGTCACCATTCAGCTAGCGGTGCTATCGCTAATACTCGCCATTGTGCTTGGCCTGTTTACCGCTACCGCCAAAATGTCACGTAATTGGCTGTTACGCCGCACAGCCACCGTCTATACCACGGTGATTCGTGGCGTTCCGGATTTAGTGCTGATGATGCTGCTGTTCTTTGGCGGCCAAATCGGCGTTAATGCCATCAGCGATGTGCTTTACTACAACTATGACATTGATATCTATATCAATTTCAATGCTTTTGCTGCGGGTGTCATTACCATTGGCTTTATCTTTGGTGCCTACATGGGTGAGACCTTTCGAGGCGCGTTCATGGCGGTCGATAATGGCCAAATAGAGGCAGGAAAAGCCTACGGCATGAGCAATGCCTTGGTCTTTCGACGCATCCGCTTCCCACAAATGATGCGCCACGCGCTGCCCGGCTTATCTAACAACTGGATGGTACTGCTCAAAACTACCGCGCTGGTCTCTGTTATCGGTTTAACCGATATGGTGCGTGTCGCCGCTGAGGCATCGCGGGCCACCCATGAACCCTTTGCCTTCCTACTTCCTGTCGCGGCAGTGTATCTGCTTATCGCAAGCGTATCCGAATGGATTTTCGTGAGGCTACAAAAACGTTACGACATTGGCTTTGGGGGGCAGTGA